From a region of the Schistocerca nitens isolate TAMUIC-IGC-003100 chromosome 8, iqSchNite1.1, whole genome shotgun sequence genome:
- the LOC126199593 gene encoding piggyBac transposable element-derived protein 3-like yields MIRNHKSLSEEEILLLLEGDLSDLDLDTSDVEEEIENARQQDPTTLDIQFLQGMDLDMVEILNPQANDEDDVPLASRLLAEPHLAPSHSAQKIQCHTYRDLRWRMKDIEEVETSCNAVFSDPPGYELTPLQYFRTMCSDEIIQNLVEQSNLYCTQKTGASLDTNVREIEKYIGINILAGVVKMPSYRLYSAEATRFSPIYDSMPRNRFDKLRNYLHVNDNTKMKQREDPDYNKLFKVRPFVDKIKQGFSVIEAEEYHSVDELIIPFKGHSSLKQYVKSKPHKWGIKVFARAGSSGIVYDFEIYRWKGTVHNDTGLGISGDIVIRLVEGLPKYKNFKVFTDSWFTSYNIISALKKFGILAVGTVSPTRLQGCNLKQTVS; encoded by the coding sequence ATGATTCGCAATCATAAATCGttatcagaagaagaaatattgctgCTTCTCGAAGGTGATTTATCGGATTTGGACCTTGATACGTCTGATGTGGAGGAAGAGATTGAAAATGCTCGGCAACAGGACCCTACTACACTGGATATACAGTTTCTTCAAGGAATGGACCTTGATATGGTTGAAATTCTAAACCCTCAAgccaatgatgaagatgatgttcccTTAGCTTCAAGATTACTTGCAGAGCCACACCTTGCACCAAGTCATTCCGCTCAGAAAATTCAGTGTCATACATACCGGGATCTTCGGTGGAGAATGAAGGACATTGAAGAAGTGGAAACATCGTGTAATGCAGTTTTTTCTGACCCTCCAGGATATGAACTGACACCTTTGCAGTATTTCAGAACAATGTGTAGTGATGAAATTATCCAGAACCTAGTCGAGCAATCTAATCTATACTGCACACAGAAAACAGGTGCATCTTTAGATACAAATGTTCGTGAAATAGAAAAGTATATAGGGATAAACATCCTAGCAGGTGTTGTGAAAATGCCTAGCTACAGATTGTACTCGGCCGAGGCTACAAGATTTTCTCCAATATATGACTCAATGCCTAGAAATAGGTTTGATAAGCtaagaaattatttacatgtgaATGACAACACTAAAATGAAACAAAGAGAGGACCCTGATTATAACAAGCTCTTCAAGGTGAGACCATTtgttgacaaaatcaaacaaggttTTTCAGTTATTGAAGCTGAGGAATATCATTCAGTGGATGAATTAATCATTCCTTTCAAAGGTCATTCATCcctgaaacagtatgtaaaaagtaAACCACACAAGTGGGGTATAAAAGTTTTTGCCCGTGCTGGTTCTAGTGGCATTGTGTACGATTTTGAAATATACCGATGGAAAGGAACTGTACATAATGATACTGGTCTTGGTATAAGTGGTGATATTGTGATAAGGCTTGTGGAAGGActgccaaaatataaaaattttaaagtgtttacagacagttggttcacctcttacaataTTATTTCTGCCCTGAAAAAATTTGGCATTTTGGCTGTTGGAACTGTTAGTCCCACAAGACTTCAAGGCTGCAATCTAAAGCAGACAGTGAGCTGA